Below is a window of Halomonas sp. Bachu 37 DNA.
GTTGTGCCTCCGATCCTTATGGCGGCCAATCCCAGCGTTCCTCGACCGGCACGGGTGCCGGCATCGGGGCGGCGGTGGGCGCAGCCGCCGGTGCGCTTTCCGGTGATGGCAGTACGAGCCGTCGTGACCGTGCGCTGATCGGCGCTGCGGTGGGCGCAGCCGCCGGTGCCGGCGTCGGTGCCTACATGGATCGCCAGGAGCAGCAGTTGCGGCAGAATCTGCAAGGTTCGCGGGTCGAAGTCGCTCGCCAGGGCGATGATATCGTGCTGAATATGCCTAGCGGTGTGACGTTCGGCTTCGATTCCAGTGACCTGACCTCGGAAGCGCGTAACTCGCTGGATGAAGTCTCCGCTGTTCTGCGCGAATACACCGACACTCGTGTCAATATTGCCGGCCATACCGACAGCACGGGGGATGACAGCTATAACCAGCGCCTGTCGGAGCGTCGTGCCCAGGCAGTAGGGCGTTACCTGAGCCAGACGGGCGTTTCTTCATCGCGCCTCAACACGGTCGGCTATGGCGAGACACGTCCGGTCGCGAGCAACGACACCGATCAAGGCCGCATGCAGAACCGCCGCGTGGAGATCACCTTGACACCTATAGAGCAGCAGCAACGGCAGCAATAATCGCATTGTGGTGACAGTTACTGGCCCGCCGTCACCGGCGGGCTTTTTTTGCAGCGATCCGCCCGATTGGACCCGATCCATGCTTTCTTACCAACACGCGTACCATGCCGGCAATTTTGCCGATGTTCACAAGCATCTAACGCTTTTTGCCGTTACCGATAATTTATTACGTAAGAAATCGCCTGTTACATATATCGATACCCATGCCGGTCGTGGGCTTTACCCATTATCTGCCGAGGAGAGCTCACGGCTTCAAGAGCATCTATCCGGTATCGTGCCGTTGTGGCAAGCCCGAAGCCGTATCAACGATCCGCTGGCGCTCGAGTGGCTGCAGACAATAGCCGCTGCGCAGGAGCAGGAAAAAGGGCAGAAAGAAGCGCAAGGAAAAGAGCCGAATGGTGCCTCTCTGAGCCATTATCCCGGTTCGCCCTGGTGGCTGGCGCAGCGCTTGAGATCCCAGGATCGCTTGCGGCTGTTCGAGCTGCATCCAGGCGAGCATGCCCGCCTGGCAAAGCAGGTTCTCCCGGCCAACACACGCCATGAATATGGCGATGGATTGGGCGGGCTTCTGGCCATGCTGCCGGTAGCCACCCCGCGGCTTTGCGTGTTGATCGACCCCAGTTACGAGCTCAAGGCGGAATATCGAGAGGTGGCCGAGGTGGTGGTCCAGGCGATGCGCAAGGCACGTCATGCCATCGTCCTGATCTGGTATCCCTTGCTGCCGGCAGGGCAGCATCATGAACTGCTTGAGTCCTTGCGTTCGAGCGGGCTGCGCAAGATATGGCGTAGCGAACTGCACCAGCGGGACCCGAAACAGGCAGAGCGCGGCATGTACGGCAGCGGCATGCTGGTGGTCAATCCGCCTTGGGGAGTCGACACCCGCCTGGCCGACGCGATGCGCGAGCTGACCCCACTATTGGGGGAGCAATGCCGCTACTCGGCGGACTGGTGGGTGGAGGAGTAAGAAGAGTAAGGAGGCGCTACTTGCCGATACAGAAACTGCCGAAAATTTCTCCCAGCAGGTCGTCGGCACTGAACTCCCCGGTAATCTCTCCCAGGGCCTGCTGGGCGTCGCGCAAGTCCTCCGCCAATAATTCCCCCGCTCCATGGCCTTCCAACTGCAAGGCGCCGTTAT
It encodes the following:
- a CDS encoding OmpA family protein translates to MHGFSKLLTPLAAMLLVAGCASDPYGGQSQRSSTGTGAGIGAAVGAAAGALSGDGSTSRRDRALIGAAVGAAAGAGVGAYMDRQEQQLRQNLQGSRVEVARQGDDIVLNMPSGVTFGFDSSDLTSEARNSLDEVSAVLREYTDTRVNIAGHTDSTGDDSYNQRLSERRAQAVGRYLSQTGVSSSRLNTVGYGETRPVASNDTDQGRMQNRRVEITLTPIEQQQRQQ
- a CDS encoding 23S rRNA (adenine(2030)-N(6))-methyltransferase RlmJ; the encoded protein is MLSYQHAYHAGNFADVHKHLTLFAVTDNLLRKKSPVTYIDTHAGRGLYPLSAEESSRLQEHLSGIVPLWQARSRINDPLALEWLQTIAAAQEQEKGQKEAQGKEPNGASLSHYPGSPWWLAQRLRSQDRLRLFELHPGEHARLAKQVLPANTRHEYGDGLGGLLAMLPVATPRLCVLIDPSYELKAEYREVAEVVVQAMRKARHAIVLIWYPLLPAGQHHELLESLRSSGLRKIWRSELHQRDPKQAERGMYGSGMLVVNPPWGVDTRLADAMRELTPLLGEQCRYSADWWVEE